The following proteins are encoded in a genomic region of Hydra vulgaris chromosome 05, alternate assembly HydraT2T_AEP:
- the LOC136080773 gene encoding uncharacterized protein LOC136080773 translates to MFNSIKENILPIHNLNIGIDISELQNELNPFLELCLCCKCNKIPQMPVTLKSCEHLFCFLCLVEEMKNKYIDETFCPKCNKKIYIDDMVTSKKTNSLLQMLTLVCNLCKQKFNALKEYEIFKTHKSLCHNELLLSTSLLTSSSNSKKSINDIFEINKDSDIPQELEEAALHIIKQKMAKSGQKTIEFKSGGPRPMIFTHAPKAYVNSAQAAQSTLRLRNTNIAKHFETLAGNLNDAVANQTSKLLNSLSQDTRYSILDNAGLNHSEISASVMVAMKTDMGVPWEKLKIMSRDNSIRVFIFGDYEFLCSLYGISGASGKHCCLFCYATTNEMKVCKKERTGIESRTLENPQADFERFMKDGGIKKKAKFYNNVIAEPILRIPLNQVSLPSLHIALGVYLKFFNMFEEEAHEVDIMMAASLKNKNCLLSQPYQDYILKQQKILNLKRCIDKLDDQIQLVNDTVAIAILNNEDCVENIQSLYIPQLNLLNETKMEKVRECNGLENELIFKKSEGPCIQQIELILQKLKVQRQAYHGKSFIGNHVHKMLKKKSILELCNSVPLLVYNNGLSGTTVHEKSVEISSKYKQLFNKLSNCYSIFSSKSTMTIIELTQLETYVDDLMQFYHAKWPQGSVPPKLHMMEDHAIPFLQKWGAGFGFYGEQGGESIHHEFNKLKIIYQSIPSPTMRLKSILKSHHLKTNPKNRALRPKIKKRKRK, encoded by the exons ATGTTTAactcaataaaagaaaatatattacctatacataatttaaacataGGTATTGATATATCAGAACTACAAAATGAATTGAATCCTTTTTTAGAGCTCTGTTTATGttgtaaatgtaataaaataccACAAATGCCTGTTACATTGAAAAGCTgtgaacatttattttgttttttatgtcttGTGgaagaaatgaaaaataaatatattgatgaGACTTTCTGCCCaaagtgcaataaaaaaatttatattgatgatatgGTGACcagtaaaaaaactaattctcTTCTTCAGATGTTAACTCTTGTATGTAATTTATGCAAGCaaaaatttaatgcattaaaaGAGTATGAAATATTCAAAACTCATAAAAGCTTATGTCATAACGAATTACTGTTATCAACATCCTTACTGACTTCATcaagtaattcaaaaaaaagtataaatgatatctttgaaataaataaagacaGTGATATTCCCCAAGAGCTAGAAGAAGCAGCCCTTCAtattattaagcaaaaaatggcaaaaagtggacaaaaaacaattgaatttaAAAGTGGAGGACCTCGA CCAATGATTTTTACTCATGCACCAAAAGCTTATGTCAATAGTGCTCAGGCAGCACAATCAACATTAAGATTGCGTAATACAAATATTGCAAAGCATTTTGAGACTTTAGCAGGCAATTTAAACGATGCAGTTGCAAATCAAACAAGTAAATTGCTAAATTCATTATCACAAGACACAAGGTACTCCATACTAGATAATGCAGGACTAAACCACTCTGAAATAAGTGCAAGTGTGATGGTTGCAATGAAAACTGATATGGGAGTACCATgggaaaaacttaaaattatgtctag GGATAATAGTATCAGAGTATTTATTTTTGGAGATTATGAATTCCTTTGTTCACTGTATGGAATTTCCGGAGCCTCAG GTAAACATTGTTGTTTATTCTGTTACGCAACCACAAATGAAATGAaggtttgcaaaaaagaaagaacagGCATAGAATCTCGTACCTTGGAAAATCCGCAAGCTGATTTTGAAAGATTTATGAAAGATGGTGGCATTAAGAAAAAGgccaagttttataataatgttatagCAGAGCCTATCCTGAGAATACCTTTAAACCAg GTGTCTTTACCAAGTCTGCATATTGCTCTTGGTGTTTAtctcaagttttttaacatgtttgaGGAAGAAGCCCATGAAGTGGACATTATGATGGcagcatcattaaaaaataaaaattgtcttttatctcaaccgtatcaagactatattttaaaacaacaaaaaattttgaatctaAAAAGGTGCATTGATAAACTAGATGACCAAATCCAGCTGGTTAATGATACTGTAGCTATAGCCATATTGAATAATGAAGATTGTGTAGAAAATATTCAGTCACTTTACATCCCTCAACTCAATTTGCTAAACgaaacaaaaatggaaaaa gtTAGAGAGTGTAATGGTTTGGAAAATGAACTGATTTTTAAGAAAAGTGAGGGACCATGCATTCAACAGATTGAGTTGATTTTGCAAAAACTCAAGGTACAGCGACAAGCATATCATGGGAAAAGTTTTATAGGAAACCATGTACATAAAATGCTAAAA aaaaaatctaTATTAGAGCTTTGTAATTCTGTTCCGCTTCTTGTTTATAACAATGGATTGTCTGGAACAACTGTTCATGAAAAATCAGTTGAAATCAGTAGCAAGTATAAACAACTTTTCAATAAGCTTTCCAATTGTTATAgcatattttcttcaaaaagtaCTATGACAATAATTGAATTAACACAACTAG AAACATATGTTGATgatttaatgcaattttatcaTGCCAAATGGCCTCAGGGTTCAGTGCCACCTAAGTTGCACATGATGGAAGATCATGCGATACCATTCTTACAAAAATGGGGTGCTGGCTTTGGATTCTATGGTGAACAAGGAGGTGAATCAATTCATCATGAGTTCAACAAATTAAAGATTATATATCAATCTATTCCTTCACCAACAATGCGATTAAAAAGCATCCTTAAATCGCACCATCTAAAAACTAATCCTAAAAATAGAGCGCTGagacctaaaattaaaaaaagaaaaaggaaatgA
- the LOC136080772 gene encoding uncharacterized protein LOC136080772, whose translation MDDKINCCFVNNYGACYKQSYTQVRNLIEDIDSNVKKLLVKRTNMKKEQITSICTHHYDMLVVRYEGNQKSCCNPFLTHQKVCRASLRVITMHTVLEAETIGLNLTPGKKLCPTCRSKVMKRLSKSTSENKNDEDFDIVSETSIQNKKEGVDTHFTFAGVSPIKVKGLHKSGKIREGKRKLTALTTSIKKKVATSLNISEESFEEQSNFVNEYIEKANLFDNMMVSLTNKIAESTAISKKIQLTTLAPTDWSIKKVSETLHVTNYVARTAHKLALEKGILTMPNPKLGKVLPDVTVQLVKTFYEDDEHSRIMPGKKDYVSIKKNVHMQKRLLLCNLKELFVAFKTKNPEIKIGFSRFCTLRPKWCITVGASGIHSVCVCAIHQNLKLLLHPLGLTYKELLPFIVCDITNKDCMMRKCEKCPATKNALVEKLYDLLGEFEDDEEVEFDQWTTTDRSNLTHNKEPVFEYIELVCRKMEKLAPHSYLAKSQASYLRSRKENMNEVTALFLGDFSENYKFVVQDEVQSFHWTNLQCTLHPVIIYFKKEGILKHKSYCIISDDMIHDVNMVYKIIDVVSNDIKTNLPQIKNIEYFSDGCAGQYKNCKNILNLCFHLEDFGFSAKWNFFATSHGKQPCDGIGGTVKRLATLASLQRDMGNYILSPQAMYKYCHENIEGVHFIYISSEDLFLVRNTLKERLDTATTIPGTRSYHQFVPLGNQKVKNICLIYLLLSFKKHA comes from the exons atggatgacaaaataaattgctgctttgtaaataattatggagCTTGTTATAAACAGTCATATACCCAAGTAAGAAATCTTATTGAAGATATTGACAGCAATGTTAAAAAACTACTTGTAAAACgaacaaatatgaaaaaagaacaaattacTAGCATATGCACACATCATTATGATATGTTAGTTGTAAGATATGAGGGTAATCAGAAAAGTTGTTGTAATCCATTTCTGACTCACCAAAAGGTGTgtagag CATCACTACGTGTGATTACAATGCATACTGTGTTAGAAGCAGAAACTATAGGTTTAAATCTTACACCTGGAAAGAAATTGTGTCCAACCTGTCGAAGTAAAGTTATGAAACGTTTATCAAAAAGTAcgagtgaaaataaaaatgatgaagattttgatattgttaGTGAAACgtccattcaaaataaaaaagaaggtgTGGATACACACTTTACATTTGCTGGAGTATCTCCTATTAAGGTCAAAGGATTGCATAAGTCAGGTAAAATCAGAGAAGGTAAACGAAAATTGACAGCATTAACaacctccattaaaaaaaaggtagccACTTCCCTTAATATATCAGAAGAAAGTTTTGAAGAGCAGTCAAATTTTGTTAACGAGTATATTGAAAAAGCAAACTTGTTTGATAACATGATGGTATCACTAACTAACAAAATTGCAGAGTCTACagcaatatctaaaaaaatacaactgaCGACACTTGCTCCAACAGACTGGTCAATAAAAAAGGTTTCTGAAACATTACATGTAACAAACTATGTAGCTCGAACTGCACATAAGTTGGCAttagaaaaaggtattttaaccaTGCCTAATCCAAAATTAGGAAAAGTTCTTCCTGATGTAACAGTTCAACTGGTCAAGACTTTTTATGAAGATGATGAACATAGCCGTATAATGCCTGGTAAGAAGGATTATGtaagcataaagaaaaatgttcaCATGCAAAAACGTTTGCTATTATGCAATTTAAAGGAATTGTTTGTTGCCTTTAAAACCAAGAacccagaaataaaaataggattttcaaGGTTTTGCACATTGCgacctaaatggtgtattactgtTGGTGCCTCAGGAATACATTCTGTATGCGTCTGTGCTATTCATCAGAATTTGAAACTGCTTTTACATCCTCTTGGTTTAACATACAAAGAATTATTACCTTTTATTGTGTgtgatataactaataaagaCTGTATGATGCGGAAATGTGAAAAATGCCCTGCAACTAAGAATGCAttggttgaaaaactttatgatttaCTTGGAGAATTTGAAGATGATGAGGAGGTAGAATTTGATCAGTGGACAACAACAGATAGGTCAAACTTGACACATAATAAAGAGCCAGTGTTTGAATACATCGAATTAGTATGtagaaaaatggaaaaactcGCACCACATTCTTATTTAGCAAAAAGTCAAGCATCATACCTGAgatcaagaaaagaaaatatgaatGAGGTAACAGCATTATTTTTGGGTGATTTTTCggaaaactataaatttgtagttCAAGATGAAGTGCAAAGCTTTCATTGGACAAATTTACAATGTACACTTCATCctgtgattatttatttcaaaaaagaaggtATTCTCAAGCACAAATCTTATTGTATTATTTCGGATGATATGATCCATGATGTGAACAtggtatataaaattattgatgttgttagcaatgatataaaaacaaatctgcctcaaataaaaaatattgaatacttttcTGATGGGTGTGCAGGTCAATataagaattgcaaaaatattttaaatctttgtttccaTCTTGAAGATTTTGGATTTTCTgctaaatggaacttttttgcaactagCCACGGTAAACAACCTTGTGATGGGATAGGTGGTACAGTCAAACGTTTAGCAACACTAGCAAGCTTGCAAAGAGATATGGGTAATTATATTCTATCTCCACAAGCAATGTATAAATATTGCCATGAAAACATTGAAGGTGTACATTTCATATATATCTCATCAGAAGATTTATTTTTGGTGAGAAACACTCTTAAAGAACGATTGGATACTGCAACAACAATACCTGGAACACGTAGTTACCATCAATTTGTACCACTTGGCAAtcaaaaggtaaaaaatatatgtttaatataccttttactatcttttaaaaaacatgcatAA